Proteins from a single region of Hermetia illucens chromosome 3, iHerIll2.2.curated.20191125, whole genome shotgun sequence:
- the LOC119651201 gene encoding uncharacterized protein LOC119651201, whose amino-acid sequence MASVLEQSRDTPKSLCDWVRNFRIKKVAMRRKRGGDLRVAAILTTALSRAEAELRRKQNERALRWSELQSKLLCKDGNRIANQLTTPTYDSECGASLYSDDDDMEKQRRQIESYWKCELSGLDDFFNSLSGSNKRSDDDLS is encoded by the coding sequence ATGGCATCCGTTCTGGAGCAAAGCCGAGATACGCCCAAGTCCTTGTGCGATTGGGTTCGTAATTTCCGTATTAAGAAAGTCGCCATGAGGCGTAAACGTGGCGGTGATCTGCGCGTGGCCGCCATCTTGACTACGGCCTTGAGCCGGGCAGAGGCTGAATTGCGTCGTAAGCAAAATGAACGGGCCTTGCGCTGGTCCGAGTTGCAATCGAAATTATTGTGCAAAGATGGCAATCGGATCGCGAATCAACTAACTACGCCCACGTACGATAGTGAGTGCGGTGCGTCACTGTATAGTGACGACGATGATATGGAGAAGCAACGCAGGCAAATCGAGAGCTACTGGAAGTGCGAGCTCAGTGGATTAGACGATTTTTTCAATAGTTTAAGTGGTAGCAATAAGCGCAGCGACGATGACCTGAGTTGA